A window from Chrysemys picta bellii isolate R12L10 chromosome 20, ASM1138683v2, whole genome shotgun sequence encodes these proteins:
- the RORC gene encoding nuclear receptor ROR-gamma isoform X2: MEPGGGKRQRDGAGRAQIEVIPCKICGDKSSGIHYGVITCEGCKGFFRRSQQGNVTYSCTRQQNCQIDRTSRNRCQHCRLQKCLSLGMSRDAVKFGRMSKKQRDSLHAEVQKQLQQQQQQQQQGGEVVAPAYSLGLANGQLKLASSPDLLESSACSTALLNGQARLSHSPDETAVLAYPNGLAKGHSRLSDNLRGPFARDYSPERIKMESRASVFYALEMQASPDLSRLDIGGGKRGQAGGDVGETVDFYTSPNFTSLLESPNSSVTEIEHLTQNVLKSYRETCQLRLEDLQLLRLETFSWEEVRSYQKKSMEEMWERCACRITEAIQYVVEFAKRMGGFMELCQNDQIVLLKAGAMEVVLVRMCRAFNSENRTVFFEGKYAGPELFKSLGCNELINSIFDFAHSLCSLHFSENEIALFTALVLINSNRPWLQEKGKVERLQNNLELAFKHMLRKTHREGILAKLPPKGKLRSLCYQHVEKLRSFRQMYPIIVHAVFPPLYKELFSSECELQGAVAE, translated from the exons CACAAATAGAAGTGATCCCGTGTAAGATCTGCGGGGACAAATCGTCAGGGATTCACTATGGGGTCATCACCTGTGAAGGCTGCAAG GGGTTTTTCCGCAGAAGCCAGCAGGGCAACGTGACGTACTCTTGCACCCGCCAGCAGAACTGCCAGATCGACCGGACCAGCCGCAACCGCTGCCAGCACTGCCGGCTGCAGAAATGCCTCAGCCTGGGGATGTCCCGAGACG CCGTCAAGTTCGGCCGCATGTCCAAGAAGCAGCGCGACAGCCTCCACGCCGAGGTgcagaagcagctgcagcagcagcaacagcagcagcagcaaggcgGCGAAGTGGTGGCCCCGGCCTACTCCCTGGGCCTGGCTAACGGGCAACTCAAGCTGGCCTCCTCCCCGGACCTGCTGGAGTCCTCCGCCTGCTCCACGGCCCTCCTGAACGGACAGGCGCGGCTGAGCCACTCTCCGGACGAGACAGCGGTTCTGGCCTACCCCAACGGACTGGCCAAGGGCCACAGCCGGCTGAGCGACAACCTGCGCGGCCCCTTCGCCAGGGACTACAGCCCCGAGCGGATCAAGATGGAGAGCAGGGCCAGcgtcttctacgccctggagatgCAGGCGTCGCCGGACCTCTCCCGGCTGGACATCGGCGGGGGCaagcggggccaggccgggggcgaCGTCGGGGAGACCGTCGACTTCTACACGAGTCCCAACTTCACCAGCCTCCTGGAGTCGCCCAATTCCTCGGTGACTGAGATCG AGCACCTGACCCAAAACGTCCTCAAGTCCTACCGGGAGACCTGCCAGCTGCGCCTGGAAGACCTGCAGCTCCTGAGGCTGGAGACGTTCTCGTGGGAGGAAGTCAGGAGCTACCAGAAGAAG TCCATGGAGGAGATGTGGGAACGCTGTGCCTGCCGCATCACGGAAGCCATCCAGTACGTGGTGGAGTTTGCCAAGCGGATGGGCGGCTTCATGGAGCTGTGCCAAAATGACCAGATCGTGCTTCTGAAAGCAG GCGCCATGGAAGTGGTTCTGGTGCGAATGTGCCGTGCCTTTAATTCGGAGAACAGGACGGTCTTCTTCGAGGGCAAATATGCAGGCCCCGAGCTCTTCAAATCACTTG GGTGCAACGAGCTCATCAACTCCATCTTCGACTTCGCTCACAGCCTGTGCTCGCTGCACTTCTCCGAGAATGAGATCGCCCTCTTCACCGCCCTGGTGCTCATCAACTCAA ATCGGCCGTGGCTGCAGGAGAAGGGCAAGGTGGAGAGGCTGCAGAATAACCTGGAACTGGCCTTTAAACACATGTTACGGAAAACCCACCGGGAAGGCATCCTGGCCAAG CTGCCGCCCAAAGGGAAGCTGCGCAGTCTGTGTTACCAGCACGTGGAGAAGCTGCGGTCCTTCCGGCAGATGTACCCCATCATCGTCCACGCCGTGTTCCCCCCGCTCTACAAAGAGCTCTTCAGCTCCGAGTGCGAGCTCCAGGGAGCGGTGGCAGAATGA
- the RORC gene encoding nuclear receptor ROR-gamma isoform X4: protein MEPGGGKRQRDGAGRGPIAMKKTHTSQIEVIPCKICGDKSSGIHYGVITCEGCKGFFRRSQQGNVTYSCTRQQNCQIDRTSRNRCQHCRLQKCLSLGMSRDAVKFGRMSKKQRDSLHAEVQKQLQQQQQQQQQGGEVVAPAYSLGLANGQLKLASSPDLLESSACSTALLNGQARLSHSPDETAVLAYPNGLAKGHSRLSDNLRGPFARDYSPERIKMESRASVFYALEMQASPDLSRLDIGGGKRGQAGGDVGETVDFYTSPNFTSLLESPNSSVTEIEHLTQNVLKSYRETCQLRLEDLQLLRLETFSWEEVRSYQKKSMEEMWERCACRITEAIQYVVEFAKRMGGFMELCQNDQIVLLKAGAMEVVLVRMCRAFNSENRTVFFEGKYAGPELFKSLGCNELINSIFDFAHSLCSLHFSENEIALFTALVLINSNRPWLQEKGKVERLQNNLELAFKHMLRKTHREGILAKLPPKGKLRSLCYQHVEKLRSFRQMYPIIVHAVFPPLYKELFSSECELQGAVAE from the exons CACAAATAGAAGTGATCCCGTGTAAGATCTGCGGGGACAAATCGTCAGGGATTCACTATGGGGTCATCACCTGTGAAGGCTGCAAG GGGTTTTTCCGCAGAAGCCAGCAGGGCAACGTGACGTACTCTTGCACCCGCCAGCAGAACTGCCAGATCGACCGGACCAGCCGCAACCGCTGCCAGCACTGCCGGCTGCAGAAATGCCTCAGCCTGGGGATGTCCCGAGACG CCGTCAAGTTCGGCCGCATGTCCAAGAAGCAGCGCGACAGCCTCCACGCCGAGGTgcagaagcagctgcagcagcagcaacagcagcagcagcaaggcgGCGAAGTGGTGGCCCCGGCCTACTCCCTGGGCCTGGCTAACGGGCAACTCAAGCTGGCCTCCTCCCCGGACCTGCTGGAGTCCTCCGCCTGCTCCACGGCCCTCCTGAACGGACAGGCGCGGCTGAGCCACTCTCCGGACGAGACAGCGGTTCTGGCCTACCCCAACGGACTGGCCAAGGGCCACAGCCGGCTGAGCGACAACCTGCGCGGCCCCTTCGCCAGGGACTACAGCCCCGAGCGGATCAAGATGGAGAGCAGGGCCAGcgtcttctacgccctggagatgCAGGCGTCGCCGGACCTCTCCCGGCTGGACATCGGCGGGGGCaagcggggccaggccgggggcgaCGTCGGGGAGACCGTCGACTTCTACACGAGTCCCAACTTCACCAGCCTCCTGGAGTCGCCCAATTCCTCGGTGACTGAGATCG AGCACCTGACCCAAAACGTCCTCAAGTCCTACCGGGAGACCTGCCAGCTGCGCCTGGAAGACCTGCAGCTCCTGAGGCTGGAGACGTTCTCGTGGGAGGAAGTCAGGAGCTACCAGAAGAAG TCCATGGAGGAGATGTGGGAACGCTGTGCCTGCCGCATCACGGAAGCCATCCAGTACGTGGTGGAGTTTGCCAAGCGGATGGGCGGCTTCATGGAGCTGTGCCAAAATGACCAGATCGTGCTTCTGAAAGCAG GCGCCATGGAAGTGGTTCTGGTGCGAATGTGCCGTGCCTTTAATTCGGAGAACAGGACGGTCTTCTTCGAGGGCAAATATGCAGGCCCCGAGCTCTTCAAATCACTTG GGTGCAACGAGCTCATCAACTCCATCTTCGACTTCGCTCACAGCCTGTGCTCGCTGCACTTCTCCGAGAATGAGATCGCCCTCTTCACCGCCCTGGTGCTCATCAACTCAA ATCGGCCGTGGCTGCAGGAGAAGGGCAAGGTGGAGAGGCTGCAGAATAACCTGGAACTGGCCTTTAAACACATGTTACGGAAAACCCACCGGGAAGGCATCCTGGCCAAG CTGCCGCCCAAAGGGAAGCTGCGCAGTCTGTGTTACCAGCACGTGGAGAAGCTGCGGTCCTTCCGGCAGATGTACCCCATCATCGTCCACGCCGTGTTCCCCCCGCTCTACAAAGAGCTCTTCAGCTCCGAGTGCGAGCTCCAGGGAGCGGTGGCAGAATGA
- the RORC gene encoding nuclear receptor ROR-gamma isoform X1 codes for MPAGVLLLLPSHPVSLLVAGPIAMKKTHTSQIEVIPCKICGDKSSGIHYGVITCEGCKGFFRRSQQGNVTYSCTRQQNCQIDRTSRNRCQHCRLQKCLSLGMSRDAVKFGRMSKKQRDSLHAEVQKQLQQQQQQQQQGGEVVAPAYSLGLANGQLKLASSPDLLESSACSTALLNGQARLSHSPDETAVLAYPNGLAKGHSRLSDNLRGPFARDYSPERIKMESRASVFYALEMQASPDLSRLDIGGGKRGQAGGDVGETVDFYTSPNFTSLLESPNSSVTEIEHLTQNVLKSYRETCQLRLEDLQLLRLETFSWEEVRSYQKKSMEEMWERCACRITEAIQYVVEFAKRMGGFMELCQNDQIVLLKAGAMEVVLVRMCRAFNSENRTVFFEGKYAGPELFKSLGCNELINSIFDFAHSLCSLHFSENEIALFTALVLINSNRPWLQEKGKVERLQNNLELAFKHMLRKTHREGILAKLPPKGKLRSLCYQHVEKLRSFRQMYPIIVHAVFPPLYKELFSSECELQGAVAE; via the exons CACAAATAGAAGTGATCCCGTGTAAGATCTGCGGGGACAAATCGTCAGGGATTCACTATGGGGTCATCACCTGTGAAGGCTGCAAG GGGTTTTTCCGCAGAAGCCAGCAGGGCAACGTGACGTACTCTTGCACCCGCCAGCAGAACTGCCAGATCGACCGGACCAGCCGCAACCGCTGCCAGCACTGCCGGCTGCAGAAATGCCTCAGCCTGGGGATGTCCCGAGACG CCGTCAAGTTCGGCCGCATGTCCAAGAAGCAGCGCGACAGCCTCCACGCCGAGGTgcagaagcagctgcagcagcagcaacagcagcagcagcaaggcgGCGAAGTGGTGGCCCCGGCCTACTCCCTGGGCCTGGCTAACGGGCAACTCAAGCTGGCCTCCTCCCCGGACCTGCTGGAGTCCTCCGCCTGCTCCACGGCCCTCCTGAACGGACAGGCGCGGCTGAGCCACTCTCCGGACGAGACAGCGGTTCTGGCCTACCCCAACGGACTGGCCAAGGGCCACAGCCGGCTGAGCGACAACCTGCGCGGCCCCTTCGCCAGGGACTACAGCCCCGAGCGGATCAAGATGGAGAGCAGGGCCAGcgtcttctacgccctggagatgCAGGCGTCGCCGGACCTCTCCCGGCTGGACATCGGCGGGGGCaagcggggccaggccgggggcgaCGTCGGGGAGACCGTCGACTTCTACACGAGTCCCAACTTCACCAGCCTCCTGGAGTCGCCCAATTCCTCGGTGACTGAGATCG AGCACCTGACCCAAAACGTCCTCAAGTCCTACCGGGAGACCTGCCAGCTGCGCCTGGAAGACCTGCAGCTCCTGAGGCTGGAGACGTTCTCGTGGGAGGAAGTCAGGAGCTACCAGAAGAAG TCCATGGAGGAGATGTGGGAACGCTGTGCCTGCCGCATCACGGAAGCCATCCAGTACGTGGTGGAGTTTGCCAAGCGGATGGGCGGCTTCATGGAGCTGTGCCAAAATGACCAGATCGTGCTTCTGAAAGCAG GCGCCATGGAAGTGGTTCTGGTGCGAATGTGCCGTGCCTTTAATTCGGAGAACAGGACGGTCTTCTTCGAGGGCAAATATGCAGGCCCCGAGCTCTTCAAATCACTTG GGTGCAACGAGCTCATCAACTCCATCTTCGACTTCGCTCACAGCCTGTGCTCGCTGCACTTCTCCGAGAATGAGATCGCCCTCTTCACCGCCCTGGTGCTCATCAACTCAA ATCGGCCGTGGCTGCAGGAGAAGGGCAAGGTGGAGAGGCTGCAGAATAACCTGGAACTGGCCTTTAAACACATGTTACGGAAAACCCACCGGGAAGGCATCCTGGCCAAG CTGCCGCCCAAAGGGAAGCTGCGCAGTCTGTGTTACCAGCACGTGGAGAAGCTGCGGTCCTTCCGGCAGATGTACCCCATCATCGTCCACGCCGTGTTCCCCCCGCTCTACAAAGAGCTCTTCAGCTCCGAGTGCGAGCTCCAGGGAGCGGTGGCAGAATGA
- the RORC gene encoding nuclear receptor ROR-gamma isoform X3, whose protein sequence is MRAQIEVIPCKICGDKSSGIHYGVITCEGCKGFFRRSQQGNVTYSCTRQQNCQIDRTSRNRCQHCRLQKCLSLGMSRDAVKFGRMSKKQRDSLHAEVQKQLQQQQQQQQQGGEVVAPAYSLGLANGQLKLASSPDLLESSACSTALLNGQARLSHSPDETAVLAYPNGLAKGHSRLSDNLRGPFARDYSPERIKMESRASVFYALEMQASPDLSRLDIGGGKRGQAGGDVGETVDFYTSPNFTSLLESPNSSVTEIEHLTQNVLKSYRETCQLRLEDLQLLRLETFSWEEVRSYQKKSMEEMWERCACRITEAIQYVVEFAKRMGGFMELCQNDQIVLLKAGAMEVVLVRMCRAFNSENRTVFFEGKYAGPELFKSLGCNELINSIFDFAHSLCSLHFSENEIALFTALVLINSNRPWLQEKGKVERLQNNLELAFKHMLRKTHREGILAKLPPKGKLRSLCYQHVEKLRSFRQMYPIIVHAVFPPLYKELFSSECELQGAVAE, encoded by the exons CACAAATAGAAGTGATCCCGTGTAAGATCTGCGGGGACAAATCGTCAGGGATTCACTATGGGGTCATCACCTGTGAAGGCTGCAAG GGGTTTTTCCGCAGAAGCCAGCAGGGCAACGTGACGTACTCTTGCACCCGCCAGCAGAACTGCCAGATCGACCGGACCAGCCGCAACCGCTGCCAGCACTGCCGGCTGCAGAAATGCCTCAGCCTGGGGATGTCCCGAGACG CCGTCAAGTTCGGCCGCATGTCCAAGAAGCAGCGCGACAGCCTCCACGCCGAGGTgcagaagcagctgcagcagcagcaacagcagcagcagcaaggcgGCGAAGTGGTGGCCCCGGCCTACTCCCTGGGCCTGGCTAACGGGCAACTCAAGCTGGCCTCCTCCCCGGACCTGCTGGAGTCCTCCGCCTGCTCCACGGCCCTCCTGAACGGACAGGCGCGGCTGAGCCACTCTCCGGACGAGACAGCGGTTCTGGCCTACCCCAACGGACTGGCCAAGGGCCACAGCCGGCTGAGCGACAACCTGCGCGGCCCCTTCGCCAGGGACTACAGCCCCGAGCGGATCAAGATGGAGAGCAGGGCCAGcgtcttctacgccctggagatgCAGGCGTCGCCGGACCTCTCCCGGCTGGACATCGGCGGGGGCaagcggggccaggccgggggcgaCGTCGGGGAGACCGTCGACTTCTACACGAGTCCCAACTTCACCAGCCTCCTGGAGTCGCCCAATTCCTCGGTGACTGAGATCG AGCACCTGACCCAAAACGTCCTCAAGTCCTACCGGGAGACCTGCCAGCTGCGCCTGGAAGACCTGCAGCTCCTGAGGCTGGAGACGTTCTCGTGGGAGGAAGTCAGGAGCTACCAGAAGAAG TCCATGGAGGAGATGTGGGAACGCTGTGCCTGCCGCATCACGGAAGCCATCCAGTACGTGGTGGAGTTTGCCAAGCGGATGGGCGGCTTCATGGAGCTGTGCCAAAATGACCAGATCGTGCTTCTGAAAGCAG GCGCCATGGAAGTGGTTCTGGTGCGAATGTGCCGTGCCTTTAATTCGGAGAACAGGACGGTCTTCTTCGAGGGCAAATATGCAGGCCCCGAGCTCTTCAAATCACTTG GGTGCAACGAGCTCATCAACTCCATCTTCGACTTCGCTCACAGCCTGTGCTCGCTGCACTTCTCCGAGAATGAGATCGCCCTCTTCACCGCCCTGGTGCTCATCAACTCAA ATCGGCCGTGGCTGCAGGAGAAGGGCAAGGTGGAGAGGCTGCAGAATAACCTGGAACTGGCCTTTAAACACATGTTACGGAAAACCCACCGGGAAGGCATCCTGGCCAAG CTGCCGCCCAAAGGGAAGCTGCGCAGTCTGTGTTACCAGCACGTGGAGAAGCTGCGGTCCTTCCGGCAGATGTACCCCATCATCGTCCACGCCGTGTTCCCCCCGCTCTACAAAGAGCTCTTCAGCTCCGAGTGCGAGCTCCAGGGAGCGGTGGCAGAATGA